The following coding sequences lie in one Bacteroidota bacterium genomic window:
- a CDS encoding metallophosphoesterase family protein, which yields MTRIGLLSDTHNYLHPEIFNFFEHCDEIWHAGDIGNAGLAKQLASFKKLRAVYGNIDGSDVRIEYPEIQNFFCEDVKVLMQHIGGYPGRWEPATRQMILREKPGLFISGHSHILKVIYDKKHQLLHMNPGAAGKYGFHQVITLLRFNIDGKAIKDLEIMELQKTTEVVRSK from the coding sequence ATGACACGCATTGGTTTGCTTTCCGATACCCACAATTATCTGCATCCTGAAATTTTCAACTTCTTTGAGCATTGCGATGAGATATGGCATGCAGGCGATATCGGAAATGCAGGACTGGCAAAGCAACTGGCATCGTTTAAAAAACTTCGTGCAGTCTATGGCAACATCGACGGAAGCGACGTACGCATTGAATATCCTGAGATACAGAACTTTTTTTGTGAAGATGTAAAAGTGCTGATGCAGCACATCGGAGGTTATCCGGGGCGCTGGGAACCGGCAACACGACAGATGATACTGCGCGAAAAGCCGGGTCTGTTCATCAGCGGGCATTCGCACATTCTGAAAGTTATTTACGACAAAAAACATCAGTTGCTTCACATGAATCCCGGCGCTGCCGGCAAATACGGTTTTCATCAGGTAATCACATTGCTGCGGTTCAACATAGATGGCAAGGCGATTAAAGATCTTGAAATCATGGAGCTTCAAAAAACAACAGAAGTTGTAAGAAGCAAGTAA